One Mycobacterium paraseoulense genomic window, GCGCGTCATACGGCTTGACGTACTCCTGGGTGTGCTCGGGATGCCCGACCCCGATGCCCAGCAAGAACCTTCCCGGATAAGCGCTTTCGATGCGCTGGAAGGATTCGGTCACCCGCTTGGCGGGCGCGGTCCAGATGTTGACGATCCCGGTGGCCAGCTGCAACGACGCCGTCTGCTCCAGGGCGGGCTCCACCCACGCCAGGTCGGCGTCGGGTGAACCGCCGATCCACGCGGCGCCGTAGCCCAGCGACTCGATCCGTGCCGCCAGTTCGGGGGTGATGGAACGGCTGGGCAGCCAGACGCCGACGCGGCCCAGGTTGGGTTTGAGTGCTACTGGCTCGGTCACCTACGTCCCCCTCGTACGTCGTCTGCTAGCTCAGCCCGAGCGGCCCCGCCAATTCGGCCAGCGCCGGGACCAGGTTTTCATCCTTCGTCAAGACCTGTACGGGCACGTGGTCGGCGCCCGCGTCGAGGTGCTGCTTCAGGCGGGCCGCGATCGCGTCGGGCGTGCCGTAGGCCACCACCGCGTCGACCAGGCGGTCGCTGCCCGGCTTGGTGACCTCCTCGTCGGAGAAGCCCAGCCGCTTCCAGTTGTTGCGGTAGTTGGCGAGCTGGAAATAGATGTCGAGCGCCTTGCGGCCGACCGCGCGGGCCTTGTCCACGTCGGTGGTCAGCACCGCCTTGTGTTCGGGCGCCAGGAACGCCGACGGGCCGATCAGCTCGCGCGCCCGCGCGGTGTGCTCGGGGGTGGTCAGGTACGGGTGCGCCCCGGCGGCGCGCTGCGCCGAGAGCTTGAGCACCCGCGGGCCCAGGGCCGCAACCACTCGGCGGTCGGCGGGCACCCCGTAATCGTCGAGTTGCTGCAGGTAGTCGGCCAGCGCGTCGTAGGGCTTGCGGTATTCGGTGTGCGCCTCGGGATGGCCGACGCCGATGCCGAGCAGGAAGCGGCCGGGGTAGGCCTTGTCGATCCGGTGGAACGACTCGGCCACGGGCTGGGCGGCCGCCGTCCAGATGTTGACGATGCCGGTGGCCACCTGCAGGGCGGTGGTCGCTTCGAGGATGGGCTCCACCCAGGCCAGCTCGGCGGGCGGCGAACCGCCCACCCACACGGCCCCGTAGCCCAGGGATTCGATGTCCCTGGCCTGTTCAGGTGTGACGCCGCGTCCGAAAACTCCGAACCGGCCGAGATCGGGCTTGCGCGCTGCATCGGTCATGGTTGTTCCCAACCGGCGGGGTGGTGCCGCTATTCCGGGAGGTCCAGTTCCGCGGCCGGCGGTGCCTGAAGCGGCAGCAGCACGATGAACCGGGTATCGCCGGGCACCGATTCCACGCGCAGATCCCCGCGGTGCTTCTTGACGACGATGTTGAACGCCAGGTCCAGCCCCAGCCCGGTGCCTTCGCCGAACGGTTTCGTGGTGAAGAACGGCTCGAAGATGTGCTCGCGCACGTCCTCGGGCACTCCGGGGCCGGTGTCGCAGATCTCGACGCGGGCCATGTTCTCGCCATCCCGGCAGGTGCGCACGGTCAGCGTGCCGCCGGTGTCGCGCATCGCGGCGATGGCGTTGTCGATGATGTTGGTCCACACCTGGTTGAGATCGCCTGGGTAACAGGGGATTTCGGGAAGCGACCGGTCGAAATCCTTGACCAGGGTGATCACGGGGTGGTTACTGTTACTGCCGTCCTTGCTCCCGTCCTTGGTCAACCGGTCGGCGAACATCACCAGCGTGCTGCGCAGCAGTTCGTGGATATTGGCCACCTGGAACGGGGCCCGATCAAGCTGCGAATACTGTTTGGCGTCGGCGACCAACGCCGAAATCCGTTTGCTCGCTTCCAGAATCTGGTTCATCAGCAGCTCGCTCTCGATGGTGTAGTTGATCCACCGGATCGCCTCCTCCAACGATGTCGACGCGAGTTCCTCGCTGACCGTGGAAATCCGCTCCAGCCAGTCGGTGTCGATGCCGCCCTCGACGAACGTCGGCGCGATGTCCCAGCCGCCCTCGACGCCGTGTTCTTCCAGCCAGTCGCCGACGGCGTCCTCGCGGTCGGCGGTTTCCATCGCGCTCAGGTGTTCCGTCGCCGACTTTGCCACCTGCTCGGCCACCCCTTGCTGGAGGTGCACCAGGGCGCTGAGCGCCTCGGGGCTGACGGTGCCGTCGGCGAGCATGGCCAGCTTGCCCCGCATCCCGGCGACCCGGCCGCGCAGGTCGGCCGCCGCGCGGGCGATGGCCGCAGCGGGGTTGTTCAGCTGATGGGTCAGCCCGGCCGACAGCCGGCCCAGCGCCAGCAGCTTCTCCCGGTTGTCGATGATGCGGCGGGTCCGGTCGGTGCCGACGGCGATGCCGTCGAGCAGGTGGACGGCCATCGGGAACTGGTCCCTCATGAACTGCGCGAACACCGGCGCGTCCATCACGAAGAACCGCGACGGCTTGGTCACGTGCACCGAGGCGTCGTAGCTCTTCTGCTTGCCGCCGGTGAACGCCCGCCAGGCCCCGCAGTAGACGCCGCGCTGCGAGGTGCGGTTGGTTTCGATGTCCTGGCCGCCGGAAAGCTTGGACATCGTCAGCTCGCCGTCGATCAGGACGTAGAAGCAGGTCGCCGGCTCGCCCTCGACGCAGATTGGGCCCGGTTCGTAATTCTCGATGTGCCCGTTGGCGCACAACACCGCCAACTGCTCGTCGGTGAGCGCCTCGAACAGGAACAGGCTGCGCAGCTCGTCGGGCTCGCACGGCGTCTTGGCGGTCACGATTCCGCCAGATAGCGGTGCACCAGCATGACGGCCATCGATCCCTCGCCGACCGCGGCCGCGACCCGCTTGGCGGATTCGGCCCGCACGTCGCCGGTGGCGAACACGCCCGGCACGCTGGTCTCGAGGTGGTGCGGCGGGCGGTCCAGCGTCCAGCCGCACACGTTGCGCAGGTCCGGTCCGGTGAGGACGAAGCCATGGGGGTCGCGGGCGAGCACGCCGTCCAGCCACTCGGTGCGCGGCGCGGCGCCGATGAAGATGAACATGCGGGCGCAGGTGACGTCCTCGGTCTCCCCGGTCCGGTTGTCGACCAGGGTGAGCCGCTCCAGGTGGTCGGCCCCGACGGCGCGGCGCACCTCGGTGCAGGTGCGCACGGTGATGTTCGGACGCTCGCGGATCTGCTGGATCAGGTAGTAGGACATCGAGGCGTCCAGGGACGGGGCGCGCACCACGATGGTCACGGACTTGGCCTCCCGGGACAGGTACATCGCGGCCTGGCCCGCGGAGTTGGCCCCGCCGACGACGTAGACCTCCTCGCCCGCGCATTCCGACGCGATGGAGACGGCCGCCCCGTAGTAGACGCCGCGGCCGGTCAGCTCGCCGCAGCCCTCCGCCGGCAGCTGCCGGTAGGCGACGCCGGTGGCCAGGATGACGGCGTGCGCGTCGATCGAGCCACCGTCGTCGAACCGCACGGTGCGCTTGGGGCCGTTGACCTCCAGCGCCGTCGCGGTGCGGGCGGTGATGAGCTCGGCCCCGAACTTCTCGGCCTGCCGCCGCGCGCGGTCGGCCAACTGGCCGCCCGACACCCCGTCGGGGAAGCCCAGGTAGTTCTCGATCCGCGAGCTCTGGCCCGCCTGGCCGCCCGTCGCGGTGCGTTCGATCAGCACCGTGCGCAGCCCCTCCGAGGCGCCGTACACGGCGGCGGCCAGGCCCGCCGGCCCGCCGCCGACGACGATCAGGTCGTAGAACTCCTGCGACGGCGTGGTGGTCAGGCCCAGGGTGTCGGCCAGCTGCGCGTCGGTGGGTTCGACGAGGGTGTCGCCGCGTTCGGTGACGACGACGGGCAGCCGCAAGCCGTCCTCGCCGGCCGCCTTGAGCAACCGCTCGCCGTCCGGGTCGTCGGCCATGAACCACGAGTAGTGCAGCCCGTTGCGGGCCAGGAAGTCGCGGACCTGCCAGGACCGCTCCGACCAGCGGTGCCCGATCACCTTGGTGTGTGGGATCGGGTGCTCCGGCGCCGCCCGCCACGCGTCCAGCAGGGAGTCGATGACGGGATAGAACTTCTCCTGCGGCGGATCCCACGGTTTGAGCAGGTAATGGTCCAGGTCGACGACGTTGATCGCGTCGATGGCGGCGTGGGTGTCGGCGTAGGCGGTCAGCAGCACTCGCCGCGCGGCCGGGTACAGGTCCATCGCCTGCTCGAGGAATTCGATGCCGCTCATCTGCGGCATCCGGTAGTCGGCGATCATCACCGCGACCGTCTCGCCGCGCAGCTTGAGCTCCTTGAGCGTCTCCAGGGCGTCGGGGCCCGACTCGGCCCGCACGACCCGGTGCCGGTCGCCGTAGTGGCGACGCAGATCGCGGGCGACCGCACGCGAGACCGAGGGGTCGTCGTCGACGGTCAGCAGGACCGGCTTGCGAGGCTGAAGGGAGGGGGCGGCGGGGCTCGCGGGGCTCGTCATCGGGTTCAAGTATGCCCTCGTCAGGGCCCTCGCGGCAGGTCGAGGAGGCGGCTCGGCGGGCGGCGGGATTTCGCCGTCCGCGATTTTGGGTCGGGGGCCTGACCGGGTATTGTGGAACAACGGTGCGTCATCCGCGCCGACTTTTTGCGTGCCCTGTCTTAGGAATTCCCTGGAATTTCCTGCCCTTGGCTCACGTTTCAAGTCGGGCGAATGCTGCGCCGGTAATGGGCGCACATCAAGGATACGAAACCAAAGACGAGGATTGCTGAACAGTTATGGCCAAGAAGGACGGTGCCATAGAGGTCGAGGGCCGCGTGGTCGAGCCCCTGCCCAATGCGATGTTCCGCATTGAGCTGGAGAACGGTCACAAGGTGCTCGCCCACATCAGCGGCAAGATGCGGCAGCACTACATCCGCATCCTGCCCGAGGACCGGGTGGTGGTGGAGCTGTCTCCCTACGACCTGTCCCGGGGCCGCATCGTGTACCGGTACAAGTAGAAGCCCGATTTGGACCACGAGAAGAACAGGATCGAACAGCCGTGAAGGTCAACCCGAGCGTCAAGCCAATCTGTGACAAGTGCAGGGTGATCCGTCGGCATGGGCGGGTCATGGTGATCTGCTCCGATCCGCGCCACAAGCAGCGCCAAGGCTAGCGGCGATCGCAAGCGCTTGCCCCACAACTGAATGCAGACCTCCCAGTACCACTGAGCGGATACGCCGCTCAGCCACGCTCGGACGGAGGCCGGGCCCCGATGCCGGAATCGTTTTTCCGGCAGGGAACGGACTGGGATAAGACCTCCGCCTAGAAAAAAGAGGAAACGCCACCTATGGCTCGATTAGTAGGCGTCGACCTGCCGCGCGATAAGCGGATGGAGGTCGCGCTGACCTACATCTTCGGGGTCGGCCGCACCCGTTCCAACGAGATCCTGGCAGCGACGGGAATCGACAAGGACCTGCGCACCAGGGACCTCACCGACGACCAGCTGACCCACTTGCGCGACTACATCGAAGCGAACCTCAAGGTAGAGGGTGACCTGCGCCGCGAGGTGCAGGCCGATATTCGCCGCAAGATCGAGATCGGCTGCTACCAGGGCCTGCGGCACCGCCGCGGCCTGCCGGTGCGCGGCCAGCGGACCAAGACCAATGCGCGCACCCGCAAGGGCCCCAAGCGCACCATCGCCGGCAAGAAGAAGGCCAGGTAACCGCCCATGCCACCAGCCAAGAAGGCATCGTCTGCCCCCAAGAAGGGGCAGAAGACCCGCAAGCGGGAAAAGAAGAACATTCCGCACGGTGCCGCGCACATCAAGAGCACGTTCAACAACACGATCGTGAGCATCACCGACCCGCAGGGCAACGTCATCGCCTGGGCGTCGTCGGGCCACGTCGGCTTCAAGGGCTCGCGGAAGTCGACGCCGTTCGCCGCGCAGCTCGCCGCCGAGAACGCCGCGCGCAAGGCGCAGGAGCACGGCGTGAAGAAGGTCGACGTGTTCGTCAAGGGCCCTGGCTCGGGCCGGGAGACGGCGATCCGGTCGCTGCAGGCGGCGGGCCTCGAGGTCGGCGCCATCTCCGATGTCACCCCCCAGCCGCACAACGGCTGCCGTCCGCCCAAGCGGAGAAGGGTCTAGGGAATAGATCATGGCTCGTTACACCGGACCCATCACCCGCAAGTCGCGCCGGCTGCGCACCGACCTGATCGGTGGCGACCAGGCCTTCGAGAAGCGCCCCTACCCGCCCGGCCAGCACGGCCGCGCGCGGATCAAGGAAAGCGAATACCTGCAGCAGCTGCAGGAGAAGCAGAAGGCCCGCTTCACCTACGGCGTCATGGAGAAGCAGTTCCGCCGCTACTACGAAGAAGCGACCCGGCAGCCCGGCAAGACGGGTGAGGAGCTGCTCAAGATTCTGGAAAGCCGGCTGGACAACGTCGTCTACCGCGCCGGGCTGGCCCGGACGCGCCGGATGGCCCGCCAGCTGGTCAGCCACGGCCACTTCAGCGTCAACGGCGTGCACGTCAACGTCCCCAGCTACCGGGTGTCGCAGTACGACATCATCGACGTGCGGGACGGCTCGCTGAACACGGTGCCGTTCCAGATCGCGCGGGAGACGGCGGGCGACCGCCCGATCCCCAGCTGGCTGCAGGTGGTCGGGGAGCGCCAGCGCATCCTGATCCACCAGCTGCCCGAGCGGGCGCAGATCGACGTGCCCCTCGCCGAGCAGCTGATCGTCGAGTTCTACTCGAAGTAACGGACTTCCGCACGCCGCGGCCGCGGCGGGCGGACACCCAACGGCATCAAATAGCGGGTGCCGAGAAGGAGAAGAAGAAACACCATGCTGATCTCTCAGCGACCCACCCTGTCGGAGGAAGTCCTCACCGACAACCGCTCGCAGTTCGTCATCGAGCCCCTCGAGCCCGGATTCGGTTACACCCTGGGCAATTCGCTGCGCCGGACGCTGCTGTCGTCGATTCCCGGCGCGGCCGTGACCAGCATTCGCATCGACGGCGTGCTGCACGAGTTCACCACCGTCGCCGGGGTGAAGGAAGACGTCACCGCGATCATCCTGAACCTCAAGAGCCTGGTCGTGTCCTCGGAAGAGGACGAGCCCGTCACCATGTACCTGCGCAAGCAGGGCCCGGGCGCGGTCACCGCGGGTGACATCGTGCCGCCCGCCGGTGTGACCGTGCACAACCCGGAGATGCACATCGCGACGCTGAACGACAAGGGCAAGCTGGAGGTCGAACTCGTCGTCGAGCGCGGCCGCGGCTACGTGCCGGCGGTGCAGAACCGGGCCTCCGGCGCCGAAATCGGCCGCATTCCGGTCGATTCCATCTACTCGCCGGTGCTCAAGGTGACCTACAAGGTCGACGCGACCCGTGTCGAGCAGCGCACCGACTTCGACAAGCTGATCCTCGACGTCGAGACCAAGAGCTCGATCACCCCGCGCGACGCGCTGGCGTCGGCCGGTAAGACGCTGGTCGAATTGTTCGGCCTGGCACGCGAACTCAACGTCGAGGCCGAGGGCATCGAGATCGGGCCGTCGCCGGCCGAGGCCGACCACATCGCCTCGTTCGCGCTGCCGATCGACGACCTGGACCTGACGGTGCGCTCGTACAACTGCCTCAAGCGCGAGGGCGTGCACACCGTCGGCGAGCTGGTGAGCCGCACCGAGTCCGACCTGCTCGACATCCGCAACTTCGGTCAGAAGTCGATCGACGAGGTGAAGGTCAAGCTGCACCAGCTGGGCCTGTCGCTCAAGGACAGCCCGGCGAGCTTCGACCCGTCGCAGGTCGCCGGCTATGACGTGGCCACCGGCACCTGGTCCACCGAGGGCGCCTACGACGACCAGGACTACGCGGAAACCGAACAGCTCTAATCAGTCCGTCCCGGCCCTACCTGATACGGGGGTCGGCCCCACTTAGGAGATAGTGCAATGCCCAAGCCCACCAAGGGTCCTCGCCTCGGCGGGTCGTCTTCGCACCAGAAGGCGCTGCTGGCCAACCTGGCCACGTCGCTGTTCGAGCACAACCAGATCAAGACGACCGAGCCGAAGGCGCGGGCGTTGCGCCCGTATGCGGAGAAGCTGATCACGCACGCGAAGAAGGGCACGCTGCACAACCGGCGTGAGGTTCTCAAGAAGATCCGCGACAAGGACGTGGTGCACAAGCTGTTCGAGGAGATCGGGCCGTTCTTCGCCGACCGCAACGGCGGCTACACCCGCATCATCAAGGTCGAGCCGCGCAAGGGCGACAACGCCCCGATGGCGGTGATCCAGCTGGTGCTGGAGAAGACGGTCACCTCCGAGGCCGACCGGGCGCGCCGGGCGAAGACGCCCAAGAAGGCGCCCGTCGCGGCGGCGGCGGCACCTCAGGCGGCGGTTGAGCCTGAGGA contains:
- the rplQ gene encoding 50S ribosomal protein L17, with amino-acid sequence MPKPTKGPRLGGSSSHQKALLANLATSLFEHNQIKTTEPKARALRPYAEKLITHAKKGTLHNRREVLKKIRDKDVVHKLFEEIGPFFADRNGGYTRIIKVEPRKGDNAPMAVIQLVLEKTVTSEADRARRAKTPKKAPVAAAAAPQAAVEPEEAVGPTAEEATETEAKEPEVTEAEAAAEEKHDEAIEARAEAEKAEEADEADES
- the infA gene encoding translation initiation factor IF-1, yielding MAKKDGAIEVEGRVVEPLPNAMFRIELENGHKVLAHISGKMRQHYIRILPEDRVVVELSPYDLSRGRIVYRYK
- the rpsM gene encoding 30S ribosomal protein S13: MARLVGVDLPRDKRMEVALTYIFGVGRTRSNEILAATGIDKDLRTRDLTDDQLTHLRDYIEANLKVEGDLRREVQADIRRKIEIGCYQGLRHRRGLPVRGQRTKTNARTRKGPKRTIAGKKKAR
- the rpmJ gene encoding 50S ribosomal protein L36, encoding MKVNPSVKPICDKCRVIRRHGRVMVICSDPRHKQRQG
- the rpsD gene encoding 30S ribosomal protein S4, producing the protein MARYTGPITRKSRRLRTDLIGGDQAFEKRPYPPGQHGRARIKESEYLQQLQEKQKARFTYGVMEKQFRRYYEEATRQPGKTGEELLKILESRLDNVVYRAGLARTRRMARQLVSHGHFSVNGVHVNVPSYRVSQYDIIDVRDGSLNTVPFQIARETAGDRPIPSWLQVVGERQRILIHQLPERAQIDVPLAEQLIVEFYSK
- a CDS encoding FAD-dependent oxidoreductase codes for the protein MTSPASPAAPSLQPRKPVLLTVDDDPSVSRAVARDLRRHYGDRHRVVRAESGPDALETLKELKLRGETVAVMIADYRMPQMSGIEFLEQAMDLYPAARRVLLTAYADTHAAIDAINVVDLDHYLLKPWDPPQEKFYPVIDSLLDAWRAAPEHPIPHTKVIGHRWSERSWQVRDFLARNGLHYSWFMADDPDGERLLKAAGEDGLRLPVVVTERGDTLVEPTDAQLADTLGLTTTPSQEFYDLIVVGGGPAGLAAAVYGASEGLRTVLIERTATGGQAGQSSRIENYLGFPDGVSGGQLADRARRQAEKFGAELITARTATALEVNGPKRTVRFDDGGSIDAHAVILATGVAYRQLPAEGCGELTGRGVYYGAAVSIASECAGEEVYVVGGANSAGQAAMYLSREAKSVTIVVRAPSLDASMSYYLIQQIRERPNITVRTCTEVRRAVGADHLERLTLVDNRTGETEDVTCARMFIFIGAAPRTEWLDGVLARDPHGFVLTGPDLRNVCGWTLDRPPHHLETSVPGVFATGDVRAESAKRVAAAVGEGSMAVMLVHRYLAES
- the rpsK gene encoding 30S ribosomal protein S11; protein product: MPPAKKASSAPKKGQKTRKREKKNIPHGAAHIKSTFNNTIVSITDPQGNVIAWASSGHVGFKGSRKSTPFAAQLAAENAARKAQEHGVKKVDVFVKGPGSGRETAIRSLQAAGLEVGAISDVTPQPHNGCRPPKRRRV
- a CDS encoding sensor histidine kinase, with amino-acid sequence MNQILEASKRISALVADAKQYSQLDRAPFQVANIHELLRSTLVMFADRLTKDGSKDGSNSNHPVITLVKDFDRSLPEIPCYPGDLNQVWTNIIDNAIAAMRDTGGTLTVRTCRDGENMARVEICDTGPGVPEDVREHIFEPFFTTKPFGEGTGLGLDLAFNIVVKKHRGDLRVESVPGDTRFIVLLPLQAPPAAELDLPE
- a CDS encoding DNA-directed RNA polymerase subunit alpha, producing the protein MLISQRPTLSEEVLTDNRSQFVIEPLEPGFGYTLGNSLRRTLLSSIPGAAVTSIRIDGVLHEFTTVAGVKEDVTAIILNLKSLVVSSEEDEPVTMYLRKQGPGAVTAGDIVPPAGVTVHNPEMHIATLNDKGKLEVELVVERGRGYVPAVQNRASGAEIGRIPVDSIYSPVLKVTYKVDATRVEQRTDFDKLILDVETKSSITPRDALASAGKTLVELFGLARELNVEAEGIEIGPSPAEADHIASFALPIDDLDLTVRSYNCLKREGVHTVGELVSRTESDLLDIRNFGQKSIDEVKVKLHQLGLSLKDSPASFDPSQVAGYDVATGTWSTEGAYDDQDYAETEQL
- a CDS encoding LLM class F420-dependent oxidoreductase, giving the protein MTDAARKPDLGRFGVFGRGVTPEQARDIESLGYGAVWVGGSPPAELAWVEPILEATTALQVATGIVNIWTAAAQPVAESFHRIDKAYPGRFLLGIGVGHPEAHTEYRKPYDALADYLQQLDDYGVPADRRVVAALGPRVLKLSAQRAAGAHPYLTTPEHTARARELIGPSAFLAPEHKAVLTTDVDKARAVGRKALDIYFQLANYRNNWKRLGFSDEEVTKPGSDRLVDAVVAYGTPDAIAARLKQHLDAGADHVPVQVLTKDENLVPALAELAGPLGLS